Genomic DNA from Candidatus Poribacteria bacterium:
CAAAAAATCCGTCTCTGCTTTTAAGGTCAGAGAAGGTATGGCAATTGGATGTAAAGTTACACTAAGACAGCAGCGGATGTATGAGTTTTATAACCGACTGGTAAACATCGTTCTCCCGCAAATTCGGGACTTTCGGGGTGTATCGCCGGACGCGTTCGATGGTCGTGGTAATTACTCCCTCGGCCTCACCGAACAGTTAATATTCCCGGAAATTAATTATGATAACGTCAACGATATCCGCGGGCTGAACGTAACAATCGTTACGACCGCCCCGACAGACGAAGAAGGCCGAGAGTTACTAAGGCTGCTGGGAATGCCGTTCCAAAAATAGACGGATTCGGTAGCGGACGGTTTCGCCGTCAAATAACTACACAAATTACCTCGCATCTTCAGACGCAGCTAACTTTCAACATCCGGACTTACTGAAAGCACACGTCACGGATAAACAAGAAAAGGAGCATCTAGCTTGGCAAGTAAAGCATGGATTGCCAAACAGAAACGAACCCCGCGGTTCCAAACCCGGAAATACAACCGCTGCAAAAGTTGCGGACGGTCGCGTGGGTATCTGCGCAAGTTTGAATTGTGTCGTATCTGTTTTCGTCTCTTCGCCCGTGCCGGTAAAATCCCCGGTGTCCGAAAGGCGAGCTGGTAGAAAATTGAAACCTGTCTGTCCGTAAACAAAAGTATGACAGGCACATCGACTCTTCAAAAACGAAAACGAAATAAGGAGAATCTTTCATGTCGATGACCGATCCGATTGCTGATATGTTAACACGTATCCGCAATGCCAATATGGCAGGACATGAACGCGTTGAAATACCCTCTTCAAAGGTCAAAGCGGAAATCGCACGCATCTTGGCAGAAGAAGGTTTTGTCCGAAACTATCGCTTGCTTGAAGACGGAAATCAGGGGATTTTAAGAATCTATTTGAAATACGGAAACACTAAAAAAGAGAAGGTCATCACAAACCTTAGACGCATCAGCAAACCCGGTAGACGGATTTACGCCAAAGCTGATAGCCTACCACGTGTTTACGGCGGACTTGGTGTTGCTATTCTATCAACATCTAATGGGTTAAAAACCACACCACAATGCCGCAGGGAGAAGATCGGCGGCGAAGTTTTGTGTTACGTCTGGTAAGATTTTGCAGATGGCTCGCAACGAACTGGGAGAAAAAGAATGTCACGTATTGGACTACAACCGATTCCATTACCCGACAAAGTAGAAGTCGCCTTAAATAAAAGCGATGTACACGTCGAGGGACCCAAAGGAAGCCTGAATTGGCAACTTCCAGACGGAATCGATGTGACGCTTGAGGAAAACGTCCTAACCGTCCAAAGAATCAGTGAGATCAAACAGCACAAAGCCTTGCACGGATTGGCGCGCAGCCTCATCGCCAACATGGTTACTGGCGTTTCAGAGGGGTTTGAGAAAAAATTGCGAGTCGTGGGCACCGGCTACCGGGCGGAAGTCAACCGTGAGAACAATTTGGTTCTTGATGTCGGGTATTCACACTCCGTCACTTACACACCGCCTGAGGGAATCACACTTAGTGTTGAAGCCTCTGAGACAATAGATGGGCAAGCACACACACCTGTTATTATCAGCGGTATTGATAAACAACTCGTTGGACAGGTAGCAGCGACTATTCGTCAAATTCGGAAACCCGATACTTATAAACCTTGTAAAGGTATCCGCTACGATGGCGAGCGCGTCCGTGATAAAGAAGGTAAAGCTGCTGCTGTCGCCTAATGCTATAATATTTCGCGCGCAATAGGACACAATTTGAACTTCCTATGAAATAGACGGCGCGCCTATGGTAATAAGGAGACACCTTGACACTCATAAGAAAGAAACGGATGAGCCATCTACGCCGCCGGAAACGGGTCCGTCAAAAGATTACCGGAACCGGTAGCAGACCTCGGCTCGCCGTTTTCAGAAGTTTAAAACATATCTATGCGCAACTCATCAACGATGAACTTGGTGTGACGGTCGTCGAAGCCTCTACTTTGTCCCCAGAACTGAAAGAGACGCTTTCAAACGGTGGAAACATAGCGGCAGCGGAACGTGTTGGGGCACTTATCGCCCAAAAAGCCAAGCAGCGGGAAATTCAGGGAGTCGTCTTCGATCGGGGCGGGCATCTCTACCATGGTCGCATAAAAGCCCTTGCTGAAGCTGCAAGGGAAGAGGGACTTAAGTTCTAAATGCCCGCATACCGGTTCCTGTGCCCCTACATACACGGTCAACAGGATTTCTGCCGGATAGGAGATTTTTTTGCTGAAAGATAGAATTAACCCTGATGATTTTGAATTTGAGGAACGCATGATTACAATTAACCGCGTGATGCGAGTCGGTAAGGGACGACGCACGCCGAGTTTTAACTCCCTCACAGTGGTTGGCAATCGTGATGGTATTGTCGGTATCGGATTTGGCAGCGCCAGCGAAGTGGCTGGCGCGCTCCGCAAAAGTTTCGCCGATGCTCGTAAAAACCTAATTCGGGTACCCATCACCAACGGCACGCTCCCGCATGAAATTACCTGCGAATTCAAATCCGCCAAAGTTTTGTTGAAACCGGCAAGTCCCGGAACTGGCATTATTGCAGGGCACGCAACGCGTGCTATTCTCGAATTTGCAGGGGTTCGAGACGCACTGACCAAATGCCTCTCCTCTCGGAACGTGAAAAATATTGCTGAAGCTACAATGCTTGGGCTGAAGAACCTCAAAGATGTCAACGAAGTTGCACGGCTACGAGACCTATCCGTTGAAGAGTTACTCAAGAAACGATAAAAGGTAATAAAGACTGACGCACTTCTGAATGTTTTGTCAGCGTATATCAAATGCTTGGTTCTAAGCCGCGCTGACAATCTACGGTTAAGGAATGGAGTAATCCTGATGAAATTGAATGAACTTAAACCCGCCCCTGGCTCAAAACGCTCCAGAAAACGTGTGGGCAGAGGGAACGCTTCAGGTTGGGGGAAAACCTGTGGACGCGGCCACAAGGGACAAAAGTCTCGATCCGGTGGCTCAATTCCAGCATGGTTTGAAGGTGGGCAGATGCCCCTCGTGCGACGCTTACCCAAGCGAGGACCACAACGAACCGCACACAAACGATTTGAGTATGATATTATCAATGTTGAAACGCTCAACCTTTTTGACGATGCAGCGGTCGTCAGTCCGAAATCCCTTCGCGAAGCAGGCCTAGTTAAACGAAAGAACGCACTGATAAAAATACTTGGCGATGGCGAACTCGAAAAACAGTTGACAATCCAAGCGCACCGTTTCTCAAAATCAGCGATCGAAAAAATTGAATCCAAAGGCGGTACAGCCGAAGTGCTCGGACTGCACGCTAATCCCGACAACGCTGCTTGAAAGTGTGCAGGCGAGGAGGAAAAAAATAAGTGATTAAGGCATTCCAAAACGCTTTTAAAATCCCTGAACTGCGGAAACGTATCATTTTTACAGGGCTGCTCTTGATTGTTTACCGCCTTGGCGCGCACATTACGCTTCCCGGTATTGATGACGTAGCACTTGAGGCATTTTTTCAACAACTCATGGAGCGTGGGGGCAATGTCATTGGGTTCATCGATCTGTTTTCCGGGGGCGCATTTAGTCAAATGACGATCTTCGCACTCGGTATACAACCCTATATTAGTGCCTCAATCATTATGCAGCTGCTCGGGGTCATCGTGCCCTCTTTGGAAAAACTCTCCAAAGAACCCGATGGCAGAAAGAAAATGACGCAGTACACCCGATACGGGACTGTTATACTCAGTATCATTCAAGGTATAACAATCAGTATCGTTTTGCGGAATCCAGAGAACATTACCGGACAAGCCGGTGAGATCGTTAGAGATCCTAACTTATGGTGGCATTTCCTTGTAGTCTTGACGCTCACAGCAGGTACCTCCTTCGTTATGTGGCTTGGTGAGCAAATCACCGAGCGCGGTATTGGGCAAGGTATCTCCCTAATCATTACGGTGGGGATCATTGCTGGTTTACCTGGTGGCGTTACTACTGTTTTAAACAATTTAGTGACAAGACCAGAATTCGGAATTCTACAACTCGTGCTCCTCGTCGGACTCATTGTTATAGCCGTAATGGGAACCGTTTTCATCACGCTTTCCGTCCGTAAGATACCCGTCCAATACGGTAGACAGATTCGCGGACGTAGGGTGATTGGCGGGCAATCAACGCATCTGCCGCTGAGAGTTAACGCCGCTGGCATGATTCCTATCATCTTTGCCATTACACTTATTCAGTTCCCGCCAACGGCCCTTGGTTTTCTCCCACGAGACTGGGGATGGGTGACAGGCGCGCAAGCACTGATTGATACAGGAACACCTTTGTGGCTTACCTTTTATGCGTTGTTAATCATCGGCTTCACCTATTTTTACACAGCCGTGCAAATCAACCCGATCCAAATGGCAGAGGATTTACAGAAATATGGCGGTTTCATCCCCGGTATCCGTGCCGGAAAACAGACTGCTGATTATATCAATACGACGCTCACACGGATCACGCTACCGGGCGCAGTCTTTCTCGCCGCTATCGCTGTGATTCCGATTATGATTACAGGTTATCTCCAAATCGGTAGTATGGTCGACGGTGCCTCTATTTTGATTGTGGTCGGTGTCGTATTAGATACAATGTCACAAATTGAATCCTATTTGACCGTCCGACACTACGAAGGATTCCTAAAAGATCGGAAACTTAAAGGCAGGCGGCGTTAAGTGCTTTCGTCTGAAAGGGATATTATGAAAGTCAGACCTTCTGTTAAAAAAATGTGTAACCAGTGTAAAATTATTAAGCGAAAAGGCGTTGTCCGAGTGATTTGTCCTTCAAATCCGAAGCACAAACAGCGACAGGGCTAACCCTTTTATAGTTGTCAATCATCAGTTAACTTCGGAGGGTTCCAAGTTTTCTGGTAACGATCCTTACCCAAACCGGTTATAACAGTTACCAAAGAACGTTATTGTTTCCCAAACCTCTTAACTGATAACTCTCACTGCGAGGCAACCGATAACTATTAAAAAAGGAGGATATACATGGCAAGGATTGCTGGGGTTGATTTACCCCGAGAAAAACGGATAGACATCGCACTAACAGCTATTTACGGCATTGGTCGCTATACCGCATCGCGAATTGTTACCGACCTTGAGATTGACCCGGGTAAAAAAGTTGACACGCTCGCTGAAAATGAGATTAGTCAACTCCGAGACAAAATTCAAGACTATAAAATCGAGGGTGACTTGCGACGCGAAATCGATCAGAATATTAAACGCCTGATGGACATCAACAGCTATCGAGGCTTACGGCATCGTCGGCAATTGCCTGTCCGCGGGCAGCGCACAAATACAAATGCTCGTA
This window encodes:
- the rplE gene encoding 50S ribosomal protein L5; its protein translation is MSPFKEFYQTEIMSALQSHFNYGNVMEIPKLDKITLNIGVGEALQNPKALEDAVEELTLIAGQRAIITHAKKSVSAFKVREGMAIGCKVTLRQQRMYEFYNRLVNIVLPQIRDFRGVSPDAFDGRGNYSLGLTEQLIFPEINYDNVNDIRGLNVTIVTTAPTDEEGRELLRLLGMPFQK
- a CDS encoding type Z 30S ribosomal protein S14; this translates as MASKAWIAKQKRTPRFQTRKYNRCKSCGRSRGYLRKFELCRICFRLFARAGKIPGVRKASW
- the rpsH gene encoding 30S ribosomal protein S8 → MSMTDPIADMLTRIRNANMAGHERVEIPSSKVKAEIARILAEEGFVRNYRLLEDGNQGILRIYLKYGNTKKEKVITNLRRISKPGRRIYAKADSLPRVYGGLGVAILSTSNGLKTTPQCRREKIGGEVLCYVW
- the rplF gene encoding 50S ribosomal protein L6 yields the protein MSRIGLQPIPLPDKVEVALNKSDVHVEGPKGSLNWQLPDGIDVTLEENVLTVQRISEIKQHKALHGLARSLIANMVTGVSEGFEKKLRVVGTGYRAEVNRENNLVLDVGYSHSVTYTPPEGITLSVEASETIDGQAHTPVIISGIDKQLVGQVAATIRQIRKPDTYKPCKGIRYDGERVRDKEGKAAAVA
- the rplR gene encoding 50S ribosomal protein L18, which codes for MSHLRRRKRVRQKITGTGSRPRLAVFRSLKHIYAQLINDELGVTVVEASTLSPELKETLSNGGNIAAAERVGALIAQKAKQREIQGVVFDRGGHLYHGRIKALAEAAREEGLKF
- the rpsE gene encoding 30S ribosomal protein S5 encodes the protein MKDRINPDDFEFEERMITINRVMRVGKGRRTPSFNSLTVVGNRDGIVGIGFGSASEVAGALRKSFADARKNLIRVPITNGTLPHEITCEFKSAKVLLKPASPGTGIIAGHATRAILEFAGVRDALTKCLSSRNVKNIAEATMLGLKNLKDVNEVARLRDLSVEELLKKR
- the rplO gene encoding 50S ribosomal protein L15 gives rise to the protein MKLNELKPAPGSKRSRKRVGRGNASGWGKTCGRGHKGQKSRSGGSIPAWFEGGQMPLVRRLPKRGPQRTAHKRFEYDIINVETLNLFDDAAVVSPKSLREAGLVKRKNALIKILGDGELEKQLTIQAHRFSKSAIEKIESKGGTAEVLGLHANPDNAA
- the secY gene encoding preprotein translocase subunit SecY — encoded protein: MIKAFQNAFKIPELRKRIIFTGLLLIVYRLGAHITLPGIDDVALEAFFQQLMERGGNVIGFIDLFSGGAFSQMTIFALGIQPYISASIIMQLLGVIVPSLEKLSKEPDGRKKMTQYTRYGTVILSIIQGITISIVLRNPENITGQAGEIVRDPNLWWHFLVVLTLTAGTSFVMWLGEQITERGIGQGISLIITVGIIAGLPGGVTTVLNNLVTRPEFGILQLVLLVGLIVIAVMGTVFITLSVRKIPVQYGRQIRGRRVIGGQSTHLPLRVNAAGMIPIIFAITLIQFPPTALGFLPRDWGWVTGAQALIDTGTPLWLTFYALLIIGFTYFYTAVQINPIQMAEDLQKYGGFIPGIRAGKQTADYINTTLTRITLPGAVFLAAIAVIPIMITGYLQIGSMVDGASILIVVGVVLDTMSQIESYLTVRHYEGFLKDRKLKGRRR
- the rpmJ gene encoding 50S ribosomal protein L36 translates to MKVRPSVKKMCNQCKIIKRKGVVRVICPSNPKHKQRQG
- the rpsM gene encoding 30S ribosomal protein S13 yields the protein MARIAGVDLPREKRIDIALTAIYGIGRYTASRIVTDLEIDPGKKVDTLAENEISQLRDKIQDYKIEGDLRREIDQNIKRLMDINSYRGLRHRRQLPVRGQRTNTNARTRKGKARTISVGRKAKEAARKGG